A genome region from Streptomyces sp. NBC_01296 includes the following:
- a CDS encoding cytochrome P450 family protein has protein sequence MHEPTSAAPADSTPPQGPTLFDWEFATDPYPAYAWLREHSPVHRTKLPSGVEAWLVTRYADARQALADQRLSKNPAHHAEPAHAKGKTGIPGERKAELMTHLLNIDPPDHTRLRRLVSKAFTPRRVAEFTPRVQELTDHLIDQFVSKGEADLIHEFAFPLPIYAICEMLGVPREDQDDFRDWAGMMIRHGGGPRGGVARSVKQMRTYLGELIHRKRDDLGNDLISDLIRASDHGDHLTEAEATAMAFILLFAGFETTVNLIGNGVHALFMNPDQRTRLQDSLAAGESGLLETGIEELLRYDGPVELATWRFATEPLTLGGQDIAAGDPVLVVLAAADRDPERFADPDTLDLSRTDNQHLGYGHGIHYCLGAPLARLEGQTALATLLTRLPDLELALPPNELRWRGGLIMRGLRTLPVRFTPRNT, from the coding sequence GTGCACGAGCCGACCTCCGCAGCCCCCGCAGACAGCACTCCTCCCCAGGGCCCGACCCTGTTCGACTGGGAGTTCGCGACCGATCCGTACCCGGCGTACGCCTGGCTGCGGGAGCACTCCCCGGTGCACCGCACCAAGCTCCCCAGCGGGGTCGAGGCCTGGCTGGTCACCCGGTACGCCGACGCCCGCCAGGCCCTCGCCGACCAGCGGCTCAGCAAGAACCCGGCGCACCACGCGGAGCCGGCGCACGCCAAGGGCAAGACCGGGATCCCGGGGGAGCGCAAGGCGGAGCTGATGACGCATCTGCTCAACATCGACCCGCCGGACCACACCCGGCTGCGGCGGCTGGTGTCGAAGGCGTTCACCCCGCGCAGGGTGGCCGAGTTCACCCCGCGGGTGCAGGAGCTGACCGACCACCTCATCGACCAGTTCGTGAGCAAGGGGGAGGCGGACCTCATCCACGAGTTCGCCTTCCCGCTCCCCATCTACGCCATCTGCGAGATGCTCGGCGTACCGCGCGAGGACCAGGACGACTTCCGCGACTGGGCCGGGATGATGATCCGGCACGGCGGCGGCCCGCGCGGCGGGGTCGCCCGCTCCGTGAAGCAGATGCGGACCTATCTCGGTGAACTCATCCACCGCAAAAGGGATGATCTGGGCAATGACCTCATCTCCGACCTGATCCGCGCGAGCGACCACGGGGACCACCTGACGGAGGCCGAGGCCACGGCGATGGCCTTCATCCTCCTGTTCGCGGGTTTCGAAACCACGGTCAATTTGATCGGAAACGGGGTACATGCCCTGTTCATGAACCCCGATCAGCGCACCCGCCTCCAGGACTCGCTCGCCGCCGGCGAGAGCGGCCTGCTGGAGACCGGCATCGAGGAGCTGCTCCGCTACGACGGCCCCGTGGAGCTGGCCACCTGGCGCTTCGCCACCGAGCCGCTGACCCTCGGGGGCCAGGACATCGCGGCCGGCGATCCGGTGCTCGTCGTCCTCGCCGCGGCCGACCGGGATCCCGAGCGGTTCGCCGATCCGGACACCCTCGACCTCTCCCGCACCGACAACCAGCACCTCGGATACGGGCACGGCATCCACTACTGCCTGGGTGCTCCGCTCGCACGACTTGAGGGGCAGACGGCGCTTGCGACTTTGCTGACGCGTCTGCCGGATCTGGAACTCGCTCTTCCGCCCAACGAGCTTCGCTGGCGCGGGGGTCTGATCATGCGTGGCCTGCGCACTCTTCCCGTCCGGTTCACACCCCGAAACACCTGA
- a CDS encoding LysM peptidoglycan-binding domain-containing protein, with product MRSGNGRHRRPRQVPAIVVTAGVTGSALALPLLAATGASAADTSTWDKVAECESGGSWSANSGSGSYGGLSFTQEQWNSSGGLDFAERPDLASRSQQIAVAERVLGSQGPQAWGQCSESAGLTQQAPAATVDPGLPGTLGPVAPSPSRPDHSVPKGGSGVKALDFGAPTPAPDFTIPPAPLAPNSGLPVMPDPDLPSTSPTVPVLPGDPTANPGTPTAPTTPTAPTTPGSPTTPGNPADPTAPVVPANPGTPAAPGTPGASTDPSAIPDTSGTGKHRGTPAPELPAASEGASAPSYTVQAGDSLATIASAKGLKGGWNALYQANEQVIGNDADLIKPGQNLDLRQK from the coding sequence ATGCGTTCCGGGAACGGCCGCCACAGACGCCCCCGCCAGGTACCCGCGATAGTCGTCACCGCCGGAGTCACCGGTTCCGCGTTGGCCCTGCCACTTCTCGCTGCCACCGGCGCGAGCGCGGCGGACACCTCCACGTGGGACAAGGTCGCCGAGTGCGAGAGCGGCGGCTCCTGGAGCGCCAACTCCGGCAGCGGGTCCTACGGCGGACTTTCGTTCACGCAGGAGCAGTGGAACTCCTCGGGCGGCCTCGACTTCGCCGAGCGCCCCGACCTCGCCAGCCGTTCGCAGCAGATCGCCGTCGCCGAGCGGGTGCTGGGCAGCCAGGGCCCCCAGGCGTGGGGGCAGTGCTCGGAGTCGGCCGGGCTGACCCAGCAGGCCCCCGCCGCGACCGTGGATCCGGGCCTGCCCGGCACGCTCGGCCCCGTCGCCCCGAGCCCCTCGCGCCCCGACCACTCGGTCCCGAAGGGCGGCTCCGGAGTGAAGGCGCTGGACTTCGGCGCCCCGACCCCGGCCCCGGACTTCACGATCCCGCCGGCGCCGCTCGCGCCGAACAGCGGACTGCCCGTCATGCCCGACCCGGACCTGCCGTCCACGTCGCCGACCGTCCCGGTGCTCCCGGGCGACCCGACCGCGAACCCGGGTACCCCCACGGCCCCGACGACGCCCACCGCGCCGACGACCCCGGGGAGCCCGACCACGCCCGGGAACCCGGCGGACCCGACCGCTCCGGTCGTCCCGGCCAACCCCGGCACCCCCGCGGCCCCGGGCACCCCGGGCGCCTCCACCGACCCGAGTGCCATCCCGGACACCTCCGGCACCGGCAAGCACCGTGGTACGCCCGCGCCGGAACTGCCTGCGGCATCTGAGGGGGCGTCGGCCCCCTCGTACACCGTCCAGGCGGGCGACAGCCTGGCCACCATCGCGTCCGCCAAGGGGCTCAAGGGCGGCTGGAACGCGCTCTACCAGGCCAACGAGCAGGTCATCGGCAATGACGCCGATCTGATCAAGCCCGGTCAGAATCTGGATCTAAGGCAGAAATAA
- a CDS encoding transglycosylase family protein, giving the protein MLLSGKGKHRRATAIQRTTRIVTLAGVAGVAVAAPLMAAGSASAATSGEWDRVAQCESGGNWSINTGNGYYGGLQFSSSTWAAYGGKAYAAQANQASKSQQIAIAEKVLKGQGKGAWPSCGVGLSNSSYTGGGTTDTPKKTEQKTETKKTQPKKTEPKKETKRSEAPTTRSERSEALAPKTGNGSYEVKPGDTLGTIAEANGVKGGWEKLFELNKDIVSDADLIFPGQKLKLS; this is encoded by the coding sequence ATGCTGCTTTCCGGCAAGGGCAAGCACCGCCGCGCCACGGCCATTCAGCGGACCACCCGCATCGTCACGCTCGCCGGCGTCGCCGGTGTCGCCGTCGCCGCCCCGCTGATGGCGGCCGGCTCGGCCTCCGCCGCCACCTCCGGTGAGTGGGACCGCGTCGCGCAGTGCGAGTCCGGCGGCAACTGGTCCATCAACACGGGCAACGGCTACTACGGCGGCCTGCAGTTCTCGTCCTCCACCTGGGCCGCGTACGGCGGCAAGGCCTACGCCGCGCAGGCCAACCAGGCCTCCAAGTCGCAGCAGATAGCCATCGCCGAGAAGGTCCTCAAGGGCCAGGGCAAGGGCGCGTGGCCGTCCTGCGGCGTCGGCCTCTCCAACTCCTCCTACACCGGCGGTGGTACGACCGACACCCCGAAGAAGACGGAGCAGAAGACCGAGACCAAGAAGACCCAGCCGAAGAAGACCGAGCCGAAGAAGGAGACGAAGCGCTCCGAGGCTCCGACGACCCGCTCCGAGCGCTCCGAGGCCCTGGCCCCGAAGACCGGCAACGGCTCGTACGAGGTCAAGCCCGGCGACACCCTGGGCACCATCGCCGAGGCCAACGGCGTCAAGGGCGGCTGGGAGAAGCTCTTCGAGCTCAACAAGGACATCGTCTCGGACGCCGACCTGATCTTCCCGGGTCAGAAGCTGAAGCTCAGCTGA
- the eno gene encoding phosphopyruvate hydratase: protein MLVPSIDVVVAREILDSRGNPTVEVEVGLDDGSTGRAAVPSGASTGAFEAIELRDGDPNRYMGKGVEKAVLAVIEQIGPELVGYDATEQRLIDQAMFDLDATDNKGSLGANAILGVSLAVAHAASEASDLPLFRYLGGPNAHLLPVPMMNILNGGSHADSNVDIQEFMIAPIGAESFSEALRWGAEVYHTLKKVLHTKGLSTGLGDEGGFAPNLESNRAALDLIVEAIKQAGYVPGKDIALALDVAASEFYKDGKYEFEGQSRSAAEMTEYYEELVSAYPMVSIEDPLYEDDWAGWKTLTDKLGTKVQIVGDDLFVTNPERLARGIEEGSANALLVKVNQIGSLTETLDAVEMAQRNGFKCMMSHRSGETEDVTIADLAVAVNCGQIKTGAPARSDRVAKYNQLLRIEEILDDAAVYAGRSAFPRFKG from the coding sequence ATGCTCGTGCCGTCCATCGACGTCGTCGTAGCCCGGGAAATCCTGGACTCCCGAGGCAACCCCACGGTCGAGGTCGAGGTGGGCCTCGACGATGGCAGCACCGGCCGTGCTGCAGTTCCGTCCGGCGCCTCCACCGGTGCCTTCGAGGCCATTGAGCTCCGTGACGGTGACCCCAACCGTTACATGGGCAAGGGTGTCGAGAAGGCCGTCCTCGCGGTCATCGAGCAGATCGGCCCGGAGCTCGTCGGCTACGACGCCACCGAGCAGCGCCTGATCGACCAGGCCATGTTCGACCTGGACGCCACCGACAACAAGGGCTCGCTCGGCGCCAACGCCATCCTCGGCGTGTCCCTCGCCGTCGCGCACGCCGCGTCCGAGGCCTCGGACCTCCCGCTCTTCCGCTACCTCGGCGGCCCGAACGCGCACCTGCTGCCCGTTCCGATGATGAACATCCTCAACGGTGGGTCGCACGCCGACTCCAACGTGGACATCCAGGAGTTCATGATCGCCCCGATCGGCGCGGAGTCCTTCTCCGAGGCGCTGCGCTGGGGTGCCGAGGTGTACCACACCCTCAAGAAGGTCCTGCACACCAAGGGCCTGTCCACCGGCCTGGGCGACGAGGGCGGCTTCGCCCCGAACCTGGAGTCCAACCGCGCCGCGCTCGACCTCATCGTCGAGGCCATCAAGCAGGCCGGCTACGTCCCCGGCAAGGACATCGCGCTCGCGCTCGACGTCGCCGCGTCCGAGTTCTACAAGGACGGCAAGTACGAGTTCGAGGGCCAGTCCCGCTCGGCCGCCGAGATGACCGAGTACTACGAGGAGCTCGTCTCCGCGTACCCGATGGTCTCCATCGAGGACCCGCTGTACGAAGACGACTGGGCCGGCTGGAAGACCCTCACCGACAAGCTGGGCACCAAGGTCCAGATCGTCGGCGACGACCTCTTCGTCACCAACCCGGAGCGCCTGGCCCGCGGTATCGAGGAGGGCTCCGCGAACGCCCTGCTCGTCAAGGTGAACCAGATCGGTTCGCTGACCGAGACCCTCGACGCCGTCGAGATGGCCCAGCGCAACGGCTTCAAGTGCATGATGTCGCACCGCTCCGGTGAGACGGAGGACGTCACCATCGCCGACCTCGCCGTCGCCGTGAACTGCGGTCAGATCAAGACCGGCGCCCCGGCCCGCTCGGACCGCGTCGCCAAGTACAACCAGCTGCTGCGCATCGAGGAGATCCTCGACGACGCCGCGGTGTACGCGGGCCGCTCCGCCTTCCCGCGCTTCAAGGGCTAA
- a CDS encoding FtsB family cell division protein — translation MAGNRDRFSTFSTATRLKQLGERTAAHVYRSQTRRQVRRSRLTGRAALLVLVLCTLVVALAYPMRQYVSQRSEIAKQQRAAEAASRRLERLRDEKARWQDNAYAEQQARKHLHFVRPGEISYIMTDPGAGAAERHRTGTAGSDRPWYSNVWDGVDKADRPGE, via the coding sequence ATGGCCGGGAACCGGGATCGGTTCTCCACCTTCTCCACCGCGACCAGGCTCAAGCAGCTCGGCGAGCGGACCGCCGCCCACGTCTACCGCTCGCAGACGCGCCGTCAGGTCCGCCGCAGCCGGCTCACCGGCCGGGCCGCGCTCCTGGTGCTCGTCCTCTGTACGCTGGTCGTCGCCCTCGCGTATCCGATGCGCCAGTACGTCTCCCAGCGCTCGGAGATCGCGAAGCAGCAGCGGGCCGCCGAGGCCGCGAGCCGGCGCCTCGAGCGCCTGCGCGACGAGAAGGCCCGCTGGCAGGACAACGCGTACGCGGAGCAGCAGGCGCGCAAGCACCTGCACTTCGTCCGCCCGGGCGAGATCAGCTACATCATGACCGACCCCGGGGCCGGGGCCGCCGAGCGGCACCGCACCGGAACGGCCGGATCCGACCGGCCCTGGTACTCGAACGTCTGGGACGGCGTCGACAAGGCCGACCGCCCCGGCGAGTGA
- a CDS encoding DUF501 domain-containing protein, with the protein MQTPPPQTDRTEPTDADIEAFEQQLGRPPRGLRAIAHRCPCGQPDVVETAPRLPDGTPFPTTYYLTCPRAASAIGTLEANGVMKEMQARLAEDPELAAAYQAAHEDYIRRRDAIEVLQGFPSAGGMPDRVKCLHVLVGHSLAAGPGVNPFGDEALAMLPEWWAKGACVTPCAEKAQTKESDA; encoded by the coding sequence ATGCAGACGCCCCCGCCCCAGACCGACCGGACCGAGCCGACCGACGCGGACATCGAGGCGTTCGAGCAGCAGCTCGGCCGCCCGCCGCGCGGGCTGCGCGCCATCGCCCACCGCTGCCCCTGCGGCCAGCCGGACGTGGTGGAGACCGCCCCGCGCCTCCCCGACGGCACGCCCTTCCCGACGACGTACTACCTCACCTGCCCGCGCGCGGCCTCCGCGATCGGCACCCTCGAGGCGAACGGCGTGATGAAGGAGATGCAGGCCCGGCTCGCCGAGGACCCCGAACTGGCCGCCGCCTACCAGGCCGCGCACGAGGACTACATCCGTCGCCGCGACGCCATCGAGGTGCTCCAGGGCTTCCCGAGCGCCGGCGGGATGCCGGACCGGGTGAAGTGCCTGCACGTGCTGGTCGGCCACTCGCTCGCCGCCGGCCCCGGGGTGAACCCGTTCGGCGACGAGGCGCTGGCGATGCTGCCGGAGTGGTGGGCCAAGGGC